GACCAAGAACTGGAAAATGCTTTCATGTTCTATTCTGTCAGGTTTATAAGGAATGATAGACACTGCCAGGTTTATAGGGGATAAACCCTAATATTTAACCTATTAGACAAggctaaacaaattaaaatagtTGAGAAGATGAAGTTAAACaggcatttaatatttttgctgtTTAAAGGGGCAGTCAGTAGGTTTCTGCTGTACTGCCCTAATGGTCTAGTAAATCGCCAAAGGCTTCTGTTTGTATTGATTTAGTTTCAAACATATTGTGTTTGGGTGGATGTAATATAATGTCCCATTCATTAAAGGAAGTGTAATTTGTATGGATGTTTCGTAAGCTTTTCTGGAAATTCCAGACCTGTTCTTTCCCCCATGTGGCAGAAAGCTGTGGACAGTACAATATCACAGGTCTAGCCTACCGTTGATGTGTATTATTGTCAGTTGGAAATCCATCATTTTCGGTTATTTATGGATGGGCACGGTATCCAGATGGGAGGGAAACATGCAATGTGTTCTCATGTATCTGTCACATTTGGAAGCCATAAAATTACCGTATTTTGGGTAACATCTGGTATTTAAGCTGCCGTGGTCTACATCATTGATTACTAGCCGCTGTGCCACACTCAAAAGGGGAAACGTAGTGTGTCTATAGTTATCTATAAACCCCTGCTAAGTAGGTATTTGTTGAATGCATAGTTCAACACATGGCAGCAGTTCTATTTTACCGTATTTGTGTTGGCTGATAAGTCACTATATAGCTGCTATCTGTTTAGAGATGACTActctgttttgtgaatggggCTATAGACGTGGCTGCATGCCTCAATGAAAATTCTGAAGGAGTGTTTTTACAGGAGGTGGGGACACGCACCGCTCAAGTTGTGGTACAGATGGGGGAATCAAGCCATGTGATATCTGTTTTCCAGGCTAACTAATTCAGAGTAGtagagagagttttttttttttttttttttacagataatgTTTTATGTGTCCTTTTTAGCCAAGCTTTGCATGATTAGAGCTTACCATGAACAAAGAATTTTGTTAACATTGTCTTTTATTCTTGGTATGCAATAGGCCAAAGATGGGTCCCTGAAGTAGCAGGCTCCTATCTGTCAGAGTTGGTAAAAATTTAACAGAACCTGTGTGAGCCCTATTTGATAACATTGGATCAGCGCTGACCATTTATTTAGATCAGCTTCTTTTGTTTAGTTCCCATATTACTCCCAGTTACTCACACATCAGTGCTTCTCTCGTTTCTAACTGTTCCTTTTTCTGTTTTACAGGCAATTCGGTGCACCCTAGTAAACTGCATTTGCCTGGGTTTCAAACCTGGAAAAATCAACACACGCCATTGTGACCAGTGCAGACATGGATGGGTAGCACATGGTAATGTGTTAAAAATTTGTTATgcttatatccattattaggttatgcttttatccatactttttttttattctgtgccTCATCTGTGATTTCTTCTTCTAGCACTCAGTAAACTTCGGATCCCGCACTTCTATCCTAACAGTCAAGTGGAGATTGTTCAGTCCAGTGTAGTATTTGATATCAGCAGCCTAATGCTCTATGGAACCCAAGCCATTCCCATCCGTCTCAAAATCTTGCTGGATCGCCTGTTCAGCGTCCTTAAACAAGAAGAGGTTCTTCAGATTTTGCATTCACTCGACTGGACCCTTCAGGATTACATTCGGGGTTATGTGCTTCAGGTATCTAATAGTCAACCCTAAGAAAAAATATGTTATGTAGGACCTTTCCACAAATAGAGATTTGCAGTTTCTAAACTGTGAAACTCTGagttaaattaaattatacatgTGATAATGAATACTAGTTATCAAGAATAAACTATGCCAGTATTTTTTGTTCACAAAGCCTGTAAATTACAGTAGATGGAATCTAGGTGAAATTTCTCcctataacttttttttagccagtcaAATATAGCAAATTATGTTTTCAGTCCACTGTTCATTGAAAAGATTGCAGTGTATTGGTCCAGTTTTCTTTCCAGCTATTACTTTGTAAGTGCATTCAGCAGAATTAGATAATGGACGCATAACCACTGCTTAGTGACATTGGAACTTTAGACATACTGAATCAGAATGAGAATTCGATTACATGTTTTAATTTGGTAACAAAGCCTactctttcagggttattcactaaactgagaattgcccggggaattgcaaattgtatgccaaagTAGCCAAGCTATAAATGTGTAACAGAGCTGGGATTTTTCCCTATTTGTCCTAAATTCTGTAATTCCCTGCTGAAGTCTTGACAATCCCGGGGTTTTAGCAAATAATCCAGTTTCGTTTTTCTTTAAGCCACTTCTGCTCAGTAAGAAAATTTGCAGCTCAAAATGTGGACTAATGTTTCACAATGaatcttttccctttttttcccccaacgtTTTGGAGTCTACTGTATACCAGaaaatataaacttttatttctatatttttttatgtgtttcaCAGCTATATATTGGGGGAGGGTGGGGAACTTCTTGCTAATTTTAGTAAAGTTTTGGTAAAATGAGCTTTAAAACAACTCAATTTAAAACCTTACCTTTTTAATCTGTAAATCTGAACCACGTGACACAAGATTTACTTGAGAACAGACCCATATGCCCCTTACAAATTATATGGGAGTTAGCATTTAGTCAGGACAATCCATACACATGGTAACTTGCAGTCGGCCCATGTTAAGCCAGGGCAATGAAATGCCTTGCAAGAGCATTTGGCTCCCGCTGCTTGCTCCAATTATGTTTTTATGCAAAGATCCATTACAGTCTTATATCATGACACAGATCAATATTTAATGATCTGGATAATCATGAATTTTAGTGTTGGGATTAAAAATATGGAATCAATTATCTTGAACATCTACAGCATGAAAAAATTATGATGATACATTCCTCCGCAACCTGAGCACTCTTTCATGCGCTTTGAAAAGAAAATCTCTGTAGGCTCTCAAATACATGTCCTGtgataaaatatttattgtagTTATTGGGAAAATGTAGACATGGCCAATGTTTGCTAGAACTGCAACACTCAATTGTAATTACAGCTGCTTTTTTGTGAACACTGGCAATAGATCAATAACAGTTCATTTGTTCTCTGGCCTTAGTTGCCTGGAAAATTATTAAGCttgcaagaaacaaaaaaagaaaatacatgctTGACTTAAATGAACAGCTAATCTAAGATCAAAATTGCTCTGATTTATATTCTTACATTAACTGTCCAACATGAAATAATAAGATGTGAAATGCTTCTTAAAATATCATGTGCGGCCTTCGAAAGACAATATGCATTTTTTTGCTTTGGTAAAGTTGCTAAAGAGCTCTCTAAAACTAAATGAGTTTAGCAGGTTTTATAATTGTGTAAAATGTGTGTATTCATAACAGTTGAAGTGATATACACTCCGAAACTGTTTAAGTACTAGAGAAGAAAGATTATCAAGTGTTGTGTTGCTCTGAAGATCTAGATGATACCCAGTTATTAATTTTGCACGTGTTCATGTGTTTCAGGATGCTGCTGGAAAAGTATTAGATCATTGGTCTATAATGACGGCAGAGGAAGAACTGGCTACTCTCCAGCAATTTCTGCGTTTTGGGGAAACTAAATCTATTGTGGAGCTAATGGCAGTGCATGAAAAGGAAGGGTATTCTGTTCTTGTTCCTACCACCAGAGCCAGTTCTGACATTAGGGCTTTTATTGAAAACAGCAGTCTAAGGAGCAGCCCCCTTCCACCACCATCATTGGAAAAAGCTTCACCATCGGGCATCCACCCGTTTGAGAGCATGATGAACAACATGGCTTTTACATTGCCCTTTCAGTTCTTCAGTCCTGTGCCTCCCCCACTAATAGGATCTCCACCAGAAAGGCCATTCAATGAAAGAGGTCAAGAAAGAGGGAATGAATACAAGCCAGATACCCACATATCATATTCTGAGAGCAGCTTCTTAACTTCCAGTTCTGCATCATTTCTTTTGGAAAATGAGTCCAGTGTGAGTGCTCAGGATGTCATTACCAAAACAGAAGACGATAGCCCATTAAGTGACTCTAGTTCACATAACACCATGACAAGCTATGACATGGCGTCCATTTCTCCAGAGAGTAAAATGAAGTCTGTTGATCGAAACGGCACTGGACCAAGAAAAGGTCGAGTCTTCTGCACTGCCTGTGAAAAGACTTTTTATGACAAAGGAACGCTAAAGATACATTACAATGCTGTCCATCTGAAGATCAAACACCGTTGCACAATTGAGGGGTGCAACATGGTATTCAGTTCTCTGCGTAGCAGAAATCGTCATAGTTCGAATCCAAACCCAAGGCTTCATATGCCAATGAACAGGAATAACCGTGATAAGGATTTAAGGAATGGCCTAATCGTCTCTGTATCTGAAGATCACAAAAGACTGGGATCAAAATCTTCCTCTGTGGACCACAGACCTCCTCCTAACTATGCCAGTCCTGGCACTGACTCAAAAATGCAATCTGGTGTTCTTAATGTTGGACAAAGTTGTGTGCTTATTCCAAATCTGAAAACTGTACAGCCTGTTCTCCCTTTCTATCGAAGTCCAGTTACACCTGCAGAACTTGCCAATACACCTGGTATACTTCCATCTCTGCCAGTTATTTCCTCTTCAATTACAGAAAAGCTCATTACCAATGATTTATCTTTGGATGCAATGCCTAAAAAGAAGTCTCGCAAATCGAGCATGCCCATCAAAATTCAAAAAGAGGCCGTGGATGTTGCAAGCGAAAATTCTGAAAATGTGGGTTCAGAAGAGGATAGCCCTCCACAGTTGACCAGTGATCATGGCTTTGAAATGCATGTTAAAAACACAGAGACCAGGATTTCAGGTGAGCTAGAGAGAGACCACATTCAGTCtcctgtttcatttaaatttcaCAGCACTGAAGGACAACATGCTCAATCTGAGATGGATAAAGAATATCAGAATGCATCTTCTGACTCAGAAAATGAATTTCCATCATTAGAAACGGAGATTAATCACAAACAAGATCATGAGTTAAAAATGGCTTCAAGTGAAAATAAATATGAACACTCAAACCACTTTAATGTTGCAAAGCAGTTGGCTGAACCTTCCATGTATAATAATGAGCAGCCAAAACATACAAACTCCGAAAACGGTATTGAATTTAGACATTATCCTGTGAGTGTTGGCTATTTCGGTTCCATGACTCATAGGACCTCAGGCTTTGACTCTTTAGATAAAGATCATGGTGAGCAAAACATACGTATTCCAAAAGAGGAGAATCGCTTCCATTGTGAGATATGCAAGAAAGCATTTAAAAACCCATACAGTGTTAAAATGCATTACAAAAATGTACACCCCAAAGAAATGCATTTATGTACAATTGATGGTTGCAATGCCGCATTCCCCTCCAGGAGAAGTAGAGACAGGTAAGCAAAATCTTAGGTTTCAACCTGTCACACTCAACTGCAAGTTCTCTGCTTTTGTAAATCTGATTAACTTTACACCAAAcctgcatgtctgtgtatctgtcttatGGTGCCTAGAAGGGAACCTTATGATATCCTCAGCTGAAACTGACCTTTCCTGGTGCCTCCATCTACCTTTTTCAACTCCTGGAGCAAAACTATAAAAGATTTTAGTCGAAATTGCAGGATCCTCCTCCTTGTGCATATACAATGAGGTAACAAACGTATAATATCACTCAAGATTCCTTTTTTGTCGAGGAATATATAGGCactaagtggcagagaattgagcagtgaggctgtagTTACATCAGC
This Pelobates fuscus isolate aPelFus1 chromosome 3, aPelFus1.pri, whole genome shotgun sequence DNA region includes the following protein-coding sequences:
- the BNC1 gene encoding zinc finger protein basonuclin-1 isoform X1 → MNEAIRCTLVNCICLGFKPGKINTRHCDQCRHGWVAHALSKLRIPHFYPNSQVEIVQSSVVFDISSLMLYGTQAIPIRLKILLDRLFSVLKQEEVLQILHSLDWTLQDYIRGYVLQDAAGKVLDHWSIMTAEEELATLQQFLRFGETKSIVELMAVHEKEGYSVLVPTTRASSDIRAFIENSSLRSSPLPPPSLEKASPSGIHPFESMMNNMAFTLPFQFFSPVPPPLIGSPPERPFNERGQERGNEYKPDTHISYSESSFLTSSSASFLLENESSVSAQDVITKTEDDSPLSDSSSHNTMTSYDMASISPESKMKSVDRNGTGPRKGRVFCTACEKTFYDKGTLKIHYNAVHLKIKHRCTIEGCNMVFSSLRSRNRHSSNPNPRLHMPMNRNNRDKDLRNGLIVSVSEDHKRLGSKSSSVDHRPPPNYASPGTDSKMQSGVLNVGQSCVLIPNLKTVQPVLPFYRSPVTPAELANTPGILPSLPVISSSITEKLITNDLSLDAMPKKKSRKSSMPIKIQKEAVDVASENSENVGSEEDSPPQLTSDHGFEMHVKNTETRISGELERDHIQSPVSFKFHSTEGQHAQSEMDKEYQNASSDSENEFPSLETEINHKQDHELKMASSENKYEHSNHFNVAKQLAEPSMYNNEQPKHTNSENGIEFRHYPVSVGYFGSMTHRTSGFDSLDKDHGEQNIRIPKEENRFHCEICKKAFKNPYSVKMHYKNVHPKEMHLCTIDGCNAAFPSRRSRDRHSSNLNLHHKLLTKDTVELQNSSYSIPYLLKDVTKGCYQDSPLKNSGQTSVIFKGMNRTGSLVYPMNKIRESCLDSFGADPVNDSVVLDLSTTSSMKSGSSSHSSWDSDGCSEEGKSMTLKERTNEAFESRRCTENSLY
- the BNC1 gene encoding zinc finger protein basonuclin-1 isoform X2 — its product is MVIKLRIPHFYPNSQVEIVQSSVVFDISSLMLYGTQAIPIRLKILLDRLFSVLKQEEVLQILHSLDWTLQDYIRGYVLQDAAGKVLDHWSIMTAEEELATLQQFLRFGETKSIVELMAVHEKEGYSVLVPTTRASSDIRAFIENSSLRSSPLPPPSLEKASPSGIHPFESMMNNMAFTLPFQFFSPVPPPLIGSPPERPFNERGQERGNEYKPDTHISYSESSFLTSSSASFLLENESSVSAQDVITKTEDDSPLSDSSSHNTMTSYDMASISPESKMKSVDRNGTGPRKGRVFCTACEKTFYDKGTLKIHYNAVHLKIKHRCTIEGCNMVFSSLRSRNRHSSNPNPRLHMPMNRNNRDKDLRNGLIVSVSEDHKRLGSKSSSVDHRPPPNYASPGTDSKMQSGVLNVGQSCVLIPNLKTVQPVLPFYRSPVTPAELANTPGILPSLPVISSSITEKLITNDLSLDAMPKKKSRKSSMPIKIQKEAVDVASENSENVGSEEDSPPQLTSDHGFEMHVKNTETRISGELERDHIQSPVSFKFHSTEGQHAQSEMDKEYQNASSDSENEFPSLETEINHKQDHELKMASSENKYEHSNHFNVAKQLAEPSMYNNEQPKHTNSENGIEFRHYPVSVGYFGSMTHRTSGFDSLDKDHGEQNIRIPKEENRFHCEICKKAFKNPYSVKMHYKNVHPKEMHLCTIDGCNAAFPSRRSRDRHSSNLNLHHKLLTKDTVELQNSSYSIPYLLKDVTKGCYQDSPLKNSGQTSVIFKGMNRTGSLVYPMNKIRESCLDSFGADPVNDSVVLDLSTTSSMKSGSSSHSSWDSDGCSEEGKSMTLKERTNEAFESRRCTENSLY